TAGCCGGTCGTGATGAGCCCGCCGCTGGTGGCGAATGTCCCCGTTGACGCCCATGCGGCCTTGCCTGCCTGAATGGCAACGCCGGAGTCACACGCGCTGAGGGGTTCGTCGCGGATGTCGAGCACCTGGAGGCCGAAGGCGAACACCTGAGAGCCACCGGTGATGAGCACGCCGGAGTTCAGGCTCCCGCAGGCGCCCGGACCTGGTCCGGCCACCGTCACGTCGAGGAGGTTTGCAACAACTCCGTCGCCGCAGACATCGACGATGGCGGTGACACCACTTCCCGACGGTCCGCAGCGCGACTCGTGCGGGGCGGCGGGGGCGCGCACAACGGGACGCGCATCACCGGAGTAGGGGGTGAGCGTGAGGTTCTTGGTGATCGTGAGCTGCTCGGGGTAGACGCCCGGGCAGATCGCCACGAAGTCTCCCGGCTGGGCGGCGTCGATTCCGGCCTGAATGGTCGAGAAGGCGGCGCCTGCACAGGACAGGTCATCGTCGACCACGACGGTATGGGGCTCTGCTGCATCAGCCCGGACGGGCATACAAACCGTCATGCCGATCATGACCACGAGCAGTCTCCGCATGAGCACAGATCGTACGGCAACGCAGGGGAACCGTGCTAAATGCCACAAACTGGGTTGTGCGCCTGGACGACCCGGAGAGAACGGTGTGCAGCCGAGGTGTGCGTCGGACGGCTCAACCCAGCGGAGGCGGACCCGAAGCCGACCCTGGTAACGATGGGCTGTTGGGGTTCCGCCTCCAGGCATGGGTCCTGGGACGGGCGGAGACCAGGAGTGGGGACGGTGAGATGAGATCGCTGCAACGGCGGGTGACGCACGCGGTGGTCGCATCGGCCACCTTCTGCGCGGTGCTGGTGTCGGCCTCGACGACGGCCTCGGCTGCCCCCGTGGTGCGCAACGTGCCCGGCGACTACCCGAGCATCCAGGCGGGCATCGACGCGGCGGTCAATGGCGACACGGTGCTCGTAGCCCCCGGCACCTACAGCGAGCACCGAATCGACTTCCACGGCAAGGCCATCAAAGTGGTCGGAGCCGCGGGAGCGGCGTCCACCGTCATCGACGGCAACGGTGTCGGTCCTATCGTGTTCTTCCACTCGTTGGAGACCCGTGCCTCGGTGCTCAAGGGCTTCACGATTCAGCACGGCTTCACCGACTTCTACTCCGTGCCAGGGTACGGCGACGCGGGTGGCGGCGTGTCCATCGTGCACGCCATGCCGACGATCAAGCTGAACGTCATCCAGGACAACGCGGCCGTGTTTGCCGGTGGCGGTATTGCCGAACAGTTTGGCGCCCCTCTGATTACACACAACATCATCCAACGCAATGGGCGCGGCCCCGCGGGCGGCGACGGTGGCGGCGTCTTTCTGGGTGGCGAAGGTGCGCCCGTCGTGACGGACAACGTCATCCAAGACAACGTGACGACCGATGGCGGTGGCATCGGACTGTTCGCCGCGGGTTCGCCGATCATCCGCAACAACGTGATCCGGCGCAACCGCGCGGTCTTAAGCCACGGCGGCGGAATTTACGCCGTGAACCAGTCTGACGCTCTCTTCGAGCAGAACCTGGTCGTCGACAACACCGCGAGCGACGAGGGCGGCGGTGCCTACTGGTTGGTCCCCGGCAACACTCGGGGTCCCTACCTCGTCAACAACACGTTCGTGGGCAACCAAGCCGCATCGGGTTCGGCGCTCACGCTCGCGGGGTTCGACTCCGCGTCCAGGGTGGTCAACAACGTGGCGGTCTCCGAGTCGGGCTCATCGGTGCTCGACTGCGGCGATTATCCCCGGGCCACGGTTCCGTTGATCACGTTCAACAATGTGTACAGCACGACCGTGCCGCGCTATGGCCGCAACTGCACCGACCAGACCGGCGTCAACAGCAACATCTCCGCCGACCCGTTGTTCGTCGACCCGACGGCAGGCGACTATCACCTGCGCGGCGCCTCGCCCTCCGTCGACGCCGGCGACAGCGACGCGCCCGGCCTCACCCCGTGGGACCTCGACGGCAACCCCCGCATCGTCGGCTCGGCGATCGACCAAGGCGTGTACGAGGCTCAGCCGGGCGCCGACCTCTCGCTCGGCATCACCGCCACGCCCAACCCGGTGATGACCGGCAAGCTGCTCACCTGGACGCTCACCGCCACCAATCACGGGCCGCTCATGGCCACCAACGTGCAGTTGCACGACACCTGGCCCAACGCCCTACCGGGCGGGGTGCAGTTCCGCCGGGTGGCCACGAGCACCGGGTCCTGCGCGTGGGACGGCGCCACCACCCTCACCTGCTCGCTGGGAGCTCTTCCATCGGGTGCCTCCGCCACCATCACCCTGGTGGTCAAGCCGCGCGGCCCGGGGATGCTGGCCAACACCGCAACCCTCGCTGCCCACGAGTTCGACCCCAACACCGCCGACAACACAGCCTCGGTGCAGGTCACCGTGCGGCCCGGTTGAGGGCGCATGCCATGGCAGGACCGTTGGCCGGGCGCACACGTGTGTTGGCCTCCTGCGGGCGCGAACGTATGACGATGAGGCGAGCTCGTCTGCTTGCGGTGCTGGCGATCGCGGCTGTGCTGCTTGTGGCGTGTCGCCCCGGCGACCTCGACCCGACCTTTGGCACCAACGGTGTGGTGAGCTTTGACCTCGGCGCCAACGGCCACTTCGGTCAACCGGCCGTCTTGCCTGATGGTCGGATCGTTGTGCCGGGCACGTTTCAGACATCGTTTGACCCGCCTCACATAACACTGCGCGGACTGAACGCCAACGGCACCCCCGATGCGACCTTCGGCGACAAGGGCGTAGTCGACACCTTCGTCGGCTACGCCAGCACGGCGGAGCTCGTGGTGCGCCAACCAGACGACAAGCTCCTCGTGGGCGGCTCCGTCTCGTTCGTGGCCGGGATGCCGCCGCCGACGGAGCTGGGCCTTTTGCGCTACCTGCCCAACGGCACGCTCGACGCCAGCTTCGGCAACGGGGGCGTAGTCGTCAGCGATCTCGGCAGTTACGACGCCATCGTCGCGGTCGTGCTTCAGCCCGACGGCAAGATCGTGGCGGTGAGCGATGGAAGCCACGGGACCCTCGTGGTTCGGCTCAACCCCGACGGCAGTGCCGACACCACCTTCGGCTGGGCGGGCATCGTGGGCCTGGGTGGCCATTTTGCTGCCGGAGGGCCTGCGCACGTCCTGGGTTCAGCCCGATGGCAAGCTCGTCGTCGGCGCGTCCGGGGTCAGGCCCAACGACCCCGTGGGCACGGCGGTGTTCGAGCTCGTTCGCCTGACGCCGACCGGTATCCGTGACGCAAGCTTCGGGGACAACGGCGTGGTCACCACCGACTTCGGGTTCGGGATCGACCGGGAGTCGTTTCTCCGCGGCCTGGTGTTGCGCGCGGGTGGCAAGCTGCTGGCTGGGGGGTCCACCCAGGGCGCCGATGGTCGGGTGTTGTTTGCGCTCGCCCGGTACAACCCCGACGGGACGTTGGACTCGACCTTCGGTGCTGGGGGTCGGGTCACGCACGCAATGCCGTCGACCAACCCGTTCAATGTCTTCGCCTTCGCCACCCAACGTTATGGCGCGGTAGTGCTGGCCGGCATCGACTGCCAGCGCGCCGTTCTCGCCAGGTTCGACCCGGCTGGCGACTTCGATACCAGTTTCGGTTCGGGCGGCATCGCCACGAGCACCGCCATCCAGAGCGTCGACGTTCTCACGAGCCAACCAAACGGTGCGCTCCTCGCCGGTAGTCGTCGCGGTGATCAGTTGGCACGTTTCGCCGGGTAGTTGGCCCGCAGCATCGCGTTACCTGTCCTTCTGAGCGAGGGTCATCCGACCTTGCCATCACGGGTCAGCGCGAGATCACCTCGAACAGGCGCATCTCCGGCGCACCTTGCGCGTTGCGTTGGAGGTGCTCCATCATCCTCGGCCGGACCAACTGCGCCGCCGCGTCCGCTTCGGCCTCGGTTTGCCACAGCACGAAGATCCCGTACTCACCGTCGCTGTCGTCCCCGAACACCACGGCGCTTTCGCAGCCGGGTTGGGACGTGATCAGCGGCATCAGCTCGTCGGCGAGAGCCTGGGCCTCCGCCCGCTTGCCCGGGCCGAACGAGAACCTGACGAGTCGTGCGTACATGGTTGACCTCCCTCGTGGTCACGCCGGCGTCCAGCCGGCGAGCTGCTCGGACGAGCATCGCCCCCAGTCCGGTAACCGATGGGAGTGAAGAGATCCTAGGTCCGCCCCCGATCCGTCCTCGGGCTCCTGGGCCTGCCGCGCGGCGGTAGTGTCTCCGCGTCGACTCGAGGGGAGTTCGAGTGACGGGGCCGCTTCGGCGTCGCGGTGTCAGGGTCGGTACGGCGTGCATGGCGTTGGTCGCGGCTCTGGGGGTGACGCCGCTCGCGATTCCTCCTGCCGGGGCGACCCGACCGACCGCAACGGCTCGTCAGCTCGCGGGCTCGATCCCATCGCCGTACATCGACGCCCGCGACGCGGTGAAGGTTGGCAACGACCTTTTCGTGATCGACGGGAACGCCATCGATCGCATCGACGTCACCACGTCGGCATGGGCGGTGTTCGCAGGCGATCGCACCGTCTCGGGATCGGTCGACGGCTACGGCGCCGCTGCCCGGTTCAACGTCCCGCAGGGCCTGGCCACCGACGGCGACAACCTGTACGTGGCCGATTCCAACAACGACACGATCCGGCGCGTGCGGATCGGCAACGCAGAGGTGTCGACCATCGCGGGCCAGGTGGGGCTCGTGGGCTCGGCCGACGGCGCAGGCGCTGCGGCTCGCTTCAACGGCCCGAAGGGAATCGTGGTCGTGCCGGACGAGCTCAGCGTCTACATCGCGGACAGCTACAACCGCACGATCCGCAAGCTGACGCTCGCGACGGCC
This window of the Actinomycetota bacterium genome carries:
- a CDS encoding DUF11 domain-containing protein; translation: MRSLQRRVTHAVVASATFCAVLVSASTTASAAPVVRNVPGDYPSIQAGIDAAVNGDTVLVAPGTYSEHRIDFHGKAIKVVGAAGAASTVIDGNGVGPIVFFHSLETRASVLKGFTIQHGFTDFYSVPGYGDAGGGVSIVHAMPTIKLNVIQDNAAVFAGGGIAEQFGAPLITHNIIQRNGRGPAGGDGGGVFLGGEGAPVVTDNVIQDNVTTDGGGIGLFAAGSPIIRNNVIRRNRAVLSHGGGIYAVNQSDALFEQNLVVDNTASDEGGGAYWLVPGNTRGPYLVNNTFVGNQAASGSALTLAGFDSASRVVNNVAVSESGSSVLDCGDYPRATVPLITFNNVYSTTVPRYGRNCTDQTGVNSNISADPLFVDPTAGDYHLRGASPSVDAGDSDAPGLTPWDLDGNPRIVGSAIDQGVYEAQPGADLSLGITATPNPVMTGKLLTWTLTATNHGPLMATNVQLHDTWPNALPGGVQFRRVATSTGSCAWDGATTLTCSLGALPSGASATITLVVKPRGPGMLANTATLAAHEFDPNTADNTASVQVTVRPG